A region from the Medicago truncatula cultivar Jemalong A17 chromosome 6, MtrunA17r5.0-ANR, whole genome shotgun sequence genome encodes:
- the LOC120576109 gene encoding pentatricopeptide repeat-containing protein At1g12775, mitochondrial encodes MNRINDLTRYHWDTTKFRSSSSSSMLLRYGFVPVSKKFHSFQFLINTHFNFIPYFSTSTTFHNNNDVDDAVSLFNRLLQQNPTPPNIEFNKILGSLVKSKHYHTVLYLSQKMEFRGIKPNLVNCNILINSFCQLGHIPSAFSVLTKILKMGYKPNTITLNTLIKGLCLNGKIHDKHCIVGKLKDAVDLFNKMILENINPDVYTFTILVDGFCKEGRVKEAKNVLAMMMIQGIKPGVVTYNSLMDGYFLVKQVNKAKSIFNTMAQLGVSPDIQSYSILINGFCKIKMMDEAMELLKEMHHKQIIPNVVTYSSLIDGLCKSGKISYALKLVDEMHDRGQPPNIVTYSSILDALCKNHQVDNAIALLTQMKNQGIQPNMYTYTILIKGLCQSGKLEDARKVFEDLLVKGHNLNVYTYTVMIQGFCDKGLFDEALTLLSKMEDNGCIPNAKTYEIIILSLFKKDENEMAEKLLCEMIEVYCKIETIQ; translated from the exons ATGAATAGGATCAA TGACTTAACACGTTACCACTGGGACACAACAAAGTttcgttcttcttcttcttcttcgatgTTGCTGAGGTACGGTTTTGTTCCTGTTTCAAAAAAGTTtcattcttttcaatttttgatAAACACCCATTTCAATTTCATTCCTTATTTTTCAACTTCAACCACATTCCATAACAacaatgatgttgatgatgctGTTTCTTTGTTCAATCGCTTGCTTCAACAGAATCCCACTCCTCCCAACATCGAATTCAATAAGATTTTAGGTTCCCTTGTCAAATCCAAACATTACCACACTGTTCTTTACCTTTCTCAAAAAATGGAATTTAGAGGAATTAAACCTAACTTAGTCAATTGCAACATTCTCATCAATTCTTTCTGTCAATTGGGTCACATCCCTTCTGCTTTCTCTGTTTtgacaaagattctcaaaatgGGTTACAAGCCAAATACCATAACATTGAATACACTCATCAAGGGTCTCTGTCTCAATGGTAAGATCCATGATAAGCATTGCATTGTTGGTAAACTGAAAGATGCAGTTGATCtgtttaataaaatgatattggaAAACATCAACCCGGATGTGTATACCTTTACTATATTAGTTGATGGATTTTGTAAGGAAGGAAGGGTGAAAGAAGCTAAAAATGTGTTAGCTATGATGATGATACAAGGCATTAAACCTGGCGTTGTTACTTATAACTCTTTAATGGATGGATATTTCCTAGTTAAACAAGTGAATAAGGCTAAGAGTATATTCAACACTATGGCTCAGTTGGGAGTGAGTCCTGATATTCAGAGTTACAGTATCTTGATTAATGGGTTTTGTAAGATTAAAATGATGGATGAAGCCATGGAACTACTCAAAGAAATGCATCACAAACAAATTATTCCTAACGTGGTAACTTACAGTTCCCTTATTGATGGTTTATGTAAATCGGGGAAAATCTCTTATGCTTTGAAGCTAGTGGATGAGATGCATGATAGAGGTCAACCACCTAATATAGTTACTTACAGTTCTATATTGGATGCTTTATGCAAAAACCATCAGGTTGACAATGCAATTGCGTTATTAACACAGATGAAAAACCAGGGTATTCAACCAAATATGTACACATACACTATTCTTATCAAGGGATTGTGCCAAAGTGGGAAATTGGAGGATGCACGGAAGGTTTTTGAAGATCTTTTGGTCAAAGGCCATAATCTAAATGTCTATACATATACTGTTATGATCCAAGGCTTTTGTGACAAGGGCTTGTTTGATGAAGCGTTGACCTTGCTATCAAAAATGGAAGACAATGGCTGCATTCCAAATGCTAAAACTTATGAAATAATTATCCTTTCTCTGttcaaaaaagatgaaaatgagatGGCAGAGAAACTTCTTTGTGAAATGATCGAGGTCTATTGTAAGATTGAAACTATTCAATag
- the LOC11417671 gene encoding miraculin gives MKNTLLAFFFLFTFLSSQPLLGAAEASNEQVVDTLGKKLRADANYYIIPVPIYKCGPYGKCRSSGSSLALASIGKTCPLDVVVVDRYQALPLTFIPVNPKKGVIRVSTDLNIKFSSRATCLHHSMVWKLDRFNVSKRQWFITIGGVAGNPGWETINNWFKIEKYGDAYKLVFCPSVVQSFKHMCKDVGVFVDENGNKRLALSDVPLKVKFQQA, from the coding sequence ATGAAAAACACATTGCtagcatttttctttctctttaccTTCTTAAGCTCACAACCACTTCTTGGAGCAGCTGAAGCTTCAAATGAACAAGTGGTTGACACATTAGGCAAGAAACTCCGAGCTGATGCTAATTACTATATTATCCCGGTTCCCATATACAAATGTGGACCTTATGGTAAATGTAGAAGCAGTGGTTCAAGTCTTGCCCTAGCAAGTATTGGAAAAACTTGCCCTCTTGATGTTGTGGTTGTTGATAGATATCAAGCTTTGCCACTTACTTTTATCCCTGTTAACCCTAAGAAGGGTGTTATTCGTGTGTCTACTGATTTAAACATCAAATTCTCATCTCGTGCTACTTGTCTACACCATTCCATGGTGTGGAAGCTTGATCGTTTTAATGTATCTAAGAGACAATGGTTTATTACTATTGGTGGTGTTGCTGGAAATCCGGGATGGGAAACCATTAATAATTGGTTCAAGATTGAGAAGTATGGTGATGCTTATAAGTTGGTGTTTTGCCCTAGTGTGGTGCAGTCTTTCAAGCATATGTGTAAGGATGTTGGAGTATTTGTTGATGAAAATGGAAATAAGCGTTTGGCTTTAAGCGATGTTCCCCTTAAAGTTAAATTTCAACAAGCTTGA
- the LOC11417289 gene encoding pentatricopeptide repeat-containing protein At1g62930, chloroplastic — MIRFVPFSVSHFQFPNPKFIISTSLYSQLHHHHQDDEHSLVSSFNRILNINPTPPIFEFGKILGSLVKINCYQTAISLHREMEFNGIASDLVTFNILINCFSQLGHTHFSFSVFANILKKGYEPNAITLTTLIKGLCLKGQIHQALHFHDKVVALGFHLNKVCYGTLINGLCKVGQTSAALQLLRRVDGKLVQPNVVMYNTIIDSMCKVKLVNEAFDLYSEMVSKGISPDVVTYSALISGFCILGKLNDAIGLFNKMISEEINPDVYTFSILVDGFCKEGRVKEAKNVLAMMMKQGIKPDVVTYCSLMDGYCLVKQVNKAKSIFNTMAQGGVTANVQSYNIMINGFCKIKKVDEAMNLFKEMHCKNIIPDVVTYNSLIDGLCKSGKISYALKLVDEMHDRGVPHDKITYNSILDALCKNHQVDKAIALLTKMKDEGIQPDMYTYTILIDGLCKGGRLKDAQNIFEDLLVKGYNITVYTYTVMIQGFCDNDLFDKALALLSKMEDNGCIPNAKTYEIIILSLFEKDENDMAEKLLREMIARGLL, encoded by the coding sequence ATGATTCGGTTTGTTCCTTTCTCAGtttctcattttcaatttccaaaccctaaattcatcatttcaacaaGTTTATACTCTCAATTACATCATCATCACCAAGATGATGAACACAGTCTCGTTTCCTCCTTCAATCGCATCCTGAACATCAACCCTACACCCCCCATCTTTGAATTTGGAAAGATTTTAGGTTCTCTTGTTAAGATTAATTGTTACCAAACTGCTATTTCACTTCATCGAGAAATGGAATTCAACGGAATTGCTTCAGACTTGGTCACTTTCAACATCCTCATCAATTGTTTTTCTCAATTGGGTCAtacccatttttctttttctgtatTTGCCAACATTCTCAAAAAGGGTTATGAACCAAATGCCATAACTTTAACCACACTCATTAAGGGTCTGTGTCTCAAAGGTCAGATTCATCAAGCCTTGCACTTTCATGATAAGGTGGTTGCGCTTGGATTTCatttaaacaaagtttgttaTGGGACTTTGATCAATGGGTTATGTAAAGTTGGACAAACAAGTGCAGCTTTGCAATTGCTGAGACGAGTTGATGGTAAATTGGTTCAACCTAATGTGGTAATGTACAACACCATTATTGATAGCATGTGCAAAGTTAAACTTGTTAATGAAGCTTTTGATTTATATTCTGAAATGGTTTCTAAGGGGATTTCTCCCGATGTTGTTACTTACAGTGCTTTAATTAGTGGTTTTTGCATTCTTGGTAAATTGAATGATGCAATTGGTTTGTTCAATAAAATGATATCGGAAGAAATCAACCCTGATGTGTATACCTTTAGTATATTGGTTGATGGATTTTGTAAGGAAGGAAGGGTGAAAGAAGCTAAAAATGTGTTAGCTATGATGATGAAACAAGGCATTAAACCTGATGTTGTTACTTATTGCTCTTTAATGGATGGATATTGCCTAGTTAAACAAGTGAATAAGGCTAAGAGTATATTCAACACTATGGCTCAGGGGGGAGTGACTGCTAATGTTCAGAGCTACAATATCATGATTAACGGGTTTTGTAAGATTAAAAAGGTTGATGAAGCCATGAATCTCTTTAAAGAAATGCATTGCAAAAACATTATTCCTGATGTGGTAACTTACAATTCCCTTATTGATGGTTTGTGTAAATCAGGGAAAATCTCTTATGCTTTGAAGCTAGTCGATGAGATGCATGATAGAGGTGTACCACATGATAAAATTACTTACAATTCTATATTGGATGCTTTATGCAAAAACCATCAGGTTGACAAGGCAATTGCGTTGTTAACGAAGATGAAAGATGAAGGAATTCAACCAGATATGTACACATACACTATTCTTATTGATGGATTGTGTAAAGGTGGAAGACTAAAGGATGCACAGAATATTTTTGAGGATCTTTTAGTCAAGGGCTATAATATAACTGTCTATACATATACCGTTATGATTCAAGGGTTTTGTGACAACGACTTGTTTGACAAAGCATTGGCCTTGCTGTCAAAAATGGAAGACAATGGCTGCATTCCAAATGCTAAAACTTATGAAATAATTATCCTTTCTCTGTtcgaaaaagatgaaaatgatatgGCAGAGAAACTTCTTCGTGAAATGATCGCGCGAGGTCTATTGTAA
- the LOC11419320 gene encoding pentatricopeptide repeat-containing protein At1g62930, chloroplastic, translated as MYISFKQRINLNTVIYANQTTMLLSNLRSVYSVSIFIPNFQLPNPNFLIRLLPFSSSSSTRLYSQFHENDDNKHNLVSSFNRLLHQKNPKPSIFQFGKILGSLVKSNHYSTVVSLHRQMEFNGITSDLVILSILINCFSQLGQNPLSFSVLAKILKMGYEPNVITLTTLIKGLCLKGQIHQALQFHDKVVALGFHLNKVSYGTLINGLCKVGQTSAALQLLRRVDGKLVQPNVVMYNTIIDSMCKVKLVNEAFDLYSEMVSKGISPDVVTYNALISGFCIVGKMKDATDLFNKMIFENINPNVYTFNILVDGFCKERRLKEAKNVLAMMMKQGIKPDVFTYNSLMDRYCLVKEVNKAKHIFNTISQRGVNPNIHSYSIMIHGFCKIKKVDEAMNLFKEMHCNNIIPDVVTYNSLIDGLCKLGKISYALKLVDEMHDRGVPHDKITYNSILDALCKNHQVDKAIALLTKMKDEGIQPDICTYTTLVDGLCKNGRLEDARIVFEDLLVKGYILDVNIYTAMIQGFCSHGLFDESLDLLSKMEENGCIPNAVTYEIIICSLFDKDENDKAEKLLREMITRGLF; from the coding sequence ATGTATATATCTTTCAAACAAAGAATTAACCTCAACACTGTTATCTACGCAAACCAAACCACAATGTTGCTTTCAAATTTGAGATCTGTTTATTCAGTCTCTATATTCATCCCCAATTTTCAACttccaaaccctaattttctgaTTCGTTTATtacccttttcttcttcaagctCAACAAGGCTATACTCTCAATTCCATGAAAATGATGACAACAAACACAATCTTGTTTCCTCATTCAATCGATTGCTCCATCAAAAGAATCCTAAACCATCCATCTTTCAATTTGGTAAGATTTTAGGTTCCCTTGTCAAGTCCAATCATTACTCCACCGTTGTTTCACTTCATCGACAAATGGAATTCAACGGAATTACTTCAGACTTGGTCATTTTGAGCATCTTGATTAATTGTTTTTCTCAATTGGGTCAAAACcctctttctttttctgttttggcTAAGATTCTTAAGATGGGTTATGAGCCAAATGTCATAACTTTAACTACACTCATTAAGGGTCTGTGTCTCAAAGGTCAGATTCATCAAGCCTTGCAGTTTCATGATAAGGTGGTTGCGCTTGGATTTCATTTGAACAAAGTTAGTTATGGGACTTTGATCAATGGGTTATGTAAAGTTGGACAAACAAGTGCAGCTTTGCAATTGCTGAGACGAGTTGATGGTAAATTGGTTCAACCTAATGTGGTAATGTACAACACCATTATTGATAGCATGTGCAAAGTTAAGCTTGTTAATGAAGCTTTTGATTTATATTCTGAAATGGTTTCTAAGGGGATTTCTCCCGATGTTGTTACTTACAATGCTTTAATTAGTGGCTTTTGCATTGTCGGTAAAATGAAAGATGCAACtgatttgtttaataaaatgatattcgaAAACATCAACCCAAATGTGTATACTTTTAACATATTGGTTGATGGATTTTGTAAGGAAAGAAGGTTGAAAGAAGCTAAAAATGTGCTAGCTATGATGATGAAACAAGGCATTAAACCTGACGTTTTTACTTATAACTCTTTAATGGATAGATATTGCCTAGTTAAAGAAGTCAATAAGGctaaacatatattcaacacTATATCTCAGAGGGGAGTGAATCCTAATATTCACAGCTACAGTATCATGATTCACGGGTTTTGTAAGATTAAAAAGGTCGATGAAGCCATGAATCTCTTTAAAGAAATGCATTGCAATAACATTATTCCTGATGTGGTAACTTACAATTCCCTTATTGATGGTTTGTGTAAATTGGGGAAAATCTCTTATGCTTTGAAGCTAGTCGATGAGATGCATGATAGAGGTGTACCACATGATAAAATTACTTACAATTCTATATTGGATGCTTTATGCAAAAACCATCAGGTTGACAAGGCAATTGCGTTGTTAACGAAGATGAAAGATGAAGGAATTCAACCAGATATTTGTACATACACAACATTAGTTGATGGACTATGCAAAAATGGAAGGCTAGAGGATGCACGGATAGTTTTTGAAGATCTTTTGGTCAAAGGCTACATTCTAGATGTCAATATATATACTGCTATGATTCAAGGGTTTTGTAGCCATGGCTTGTTTGATGAATCATTGGATTTGTTgtcaaaaatggaagaaaatggtTGCATTCCAAACGCCGTTACTTATGAAATAATCATCTGTTCTTTGTTTgataaagatgaaaatgataagGCGGAGAAACTTCTTCGTGAAATGATTACGAGAGGCCTATTTTAA
- the LOC11419319 gene encoding kunitz trypsin inhibitor 5 yields the protein MKTSFLAFSIIFLAFICKTFAAPEPVLDISGKKVTTGVKYYILPVIRGKGGGLTVVNENNLNGNNNTCPLYVLQEKLEVKNGQAVTFTPYNAKKGVILTSTDLNIKSYVTKTTCAQSQVWKLNKVLSGVWFLATGGVEGNPGFDTIFNWFKIEKADKDYVFSFCPSVCKCQTLCRELGLYVYDHGKKHLALSDQVPSFRVVFKRA from the coding sequence ATGAAAACCTCATTCTTAGCATTTTCCATCATCTTTTTAGCCTTCATTTGCAAAACCTTTGCAGCACCTGAACCAGTTCTTGACATCTCAGGCAAGAAAGTAACAACAGGTGTGAAATACTATATTTTACCAGTCATAAGAGGCAAAGGTGGTGGGTTAACAGTTGTAAATGAAAACAACCTCAACGGTAACAATAACACATGTCCCCTTTATGTTCTTCAAGAGAAGCTTGAAGTAAAAAATGGTCAAGCAGTTACTTTCACACCTTATAATGCTAAGAAAGGTGTGATTTTAACCTCAACTGATCTCAATATTAAATCCTATGTAACAAAAACTACATGTGCTCAATCACAAGTTTGGAAGCTTAATAAAGTGTTGTCGGGGGTGTGGTTTTTGGCTACAGGAGGTGTAGAAGGTAATCCGGGGTTTGACACAATTTTTAATTGGTTTAAGATTGAGAAAGCTGATAAAGATTATGTGTTTTCATTTTGTCCTTCAGTGTGTAAATGTCAAACTTTGTGTAGGGAACTAGGGTTATATGTTTATGATCATGGGAAAAAACACTTGGCTCTTAGTGATCAAGTTCCTTCATTTAGGGTTGTGTTTAAGAGGGCTTAA
- the LOC11418263 gene encoding miraculin has translation MKNTLLAFFFLFTFLSSQPLLGAAEASNEQVVDTLGKKLRADANYYIIPVPIYKCGPYGKCRSSGSSLALASNGKTCPLDVVVVDRYQALPLTFIPVNPKKGVIRVSTDLNIKFSSRATCLHHSMVWKLDRFNVSKRQWFITIGGVAGNPGWETINNWFKIEKYGDAYKLVFCPSVVQSFKHMCKDVGVFVDENGNKRLALSDVPLKVKFQQA, from the coding sequence ATGAAAAACACATTGCtagcatttttctttctctttaccTTCTTAAGCTCACAACCACTTCTTGGAGCAGCTGAAGCTTCAAATGAACAAGTGGTTGACACATTAGGCAAGAAACTCCGAGCTGATGCTAATTACTATATTATCCCGGTTCCCATATACAAATGTGGACCTTATGGTAAATGTAGAAGCAGTGGTTCAAGTCTTGCCCTAGCAAGTAATGGAAAAACTTGCCCTCTTGATGTTGTGGTTGTTGATAGATATCAAGCTTTGCCACTTACTTTTATCCCTGTTAACCCTAAGAAGGGTGTTATTCGTGTGTCTACTGATTTAAACATCAAATTCTCATCTCGTGCTACTTGTCTACACCATTCCATGGTGTGGAAGCTTGATCGTTTTAATGTATCTAAGAGACAATGGTTTATTACTATTGGTGGTGTTGCTGGAAATCCGGGATGGGAAACCATTAATAATTGGTTCAAGATTGAGAAGTATGGTGATGCTTATAAGTTGGTGTTTTGCCCTAGTGTGGTGCAGTCTTTCAAGCATATGTGTAAGGATGTTGGAGTATTTGTTGATGAAAATGGAAATAAGCGTTTGGCTTTAAGCGATGTTCCCCTTAAAGTTAAATTTCAACAAGCTTGA